The following are from one region of the Corylus avellana chromosome ca1, CavTom2PMs-1.0 genome:
- the LOC132171506 gene encoding protein ACCELERATED CELL DEATH 6-like, whose amino-acid sequence MTTKRNLAGTDNNGHFDKYKRLVANVQRGRLFDVQALFAFNDYPNDAMNEKITAQGKTALHIAVACGHEDIVEELVDKMSKESLEIQDNDGWTALAETAFAGNYRMAKYMLTKNNHLISIGDVDGRLPVALAIEGGYKKLARYLYSLTPEEDLSPKKGISGATVCTKAIYTRTFDIALHLIRTHGAKLTLVPDKDKVSPLYALASTPNAFPSENQLVFWKRWIYKYCIRIDDRIDAYADVNEIRLNIEEQERRESYKFTLSLGSGNGHVEMGERRRKEMGAMKKRRESDGEGRWEWETLLAELHQQVSSLLNLVFGIKDLYEMELDRHQSLCLRREMCFAISFSNDETRKIGCVDTAVFRAIKEGNFEFVDEIMKQIPELLWCNDDKGRTIFPSAVLYRQAKIFSLIYELHVKHPRVYVSQDNFNNNILHMAGISQASTHLNRIPGAALQMQWELQWFKEVESIVNPKLKKALNKDGLTPWELFTCEHKDMKKAGEKQMKDTASSCTVVGALIVTIMFAAAFTVPGGNDQTTGLPMFQNEKWFMRFIVFDSLSLFSSATSILMFLGILTSSYAEEDFLKALPTKMIIGLSTLIFSIAFMMIAFCAALLLMLREQSWLVYPIICLASVPVTLFVLMQLPPLIKMISSTYGSSIFDRKIKRSF is encoded by the exons ATGACAACAAAGAGAAACTTGGCAGGGACGGACAACAATGGGCATTTTGATAAATATAAACGCTTAGTTGCAAACGTGCAACGTGGAAGATTGTTTGATGTACAGGCCTTATTCGCTTTCAATGATTATCCCAACGACGCAATGAATGAGAAGATCACAGCTCAGGGCAAGACAGCTCTTCACATTGCTGTTGCTTGTGGACATGAGGATATAGTGGAGGAGCTGGTTGATAAAATGTCGAAAGAAAGCTTGGAAATACAAGATAATGATGGTTGGACAGCTCTAGCTGAGACAGCTTTTGCTGGTAACTACCGGATGGCAAAGTACATGCTTACAAAGAACAATCACTTGATCAGCATTGGAGACGTGGATGGACGCCTTCCAGTTGCTCTTGCTATTGAAGGTGGGTATAAAAAATTGGCTCGCTATCTCTATTCTCTCACTCCAGAGGAAGATCTAAGTCCTAAAAAAGGCATCAGCGGTGCTACAGTTTGTACGAAGGCTATATATACCCGGACGTTTG ATATTGCTCTACATTTAATCAGAACTCATGGAGCAAAATTGACTCTTGTTCCAGACAAAGACAAGGTCTCCCCTTTGTATGCCTTGGCTTCTACGCCTAATGCATTCCCGAGTGAAAATCAGCTTGTGTTTTGGAAACGATGGATCTACAAATACT GTATAAGGATTGACGATAGGATTGACGCTTACGCTGATGTGAATGAAATTCGTTTGAACATTGAAGAACAAGAAAGGCGCGAAAGCTATAAATTTACTTTATCTTTGGGATCAG GAAATGGGCATGTGGAGATGGGAGAGAGGAGGAGAAAGGAGATGGGTGCTATGAAGAAGAGGAGAGAGAGCGATGGAGAAGGGAGATGGGAGTGGGAAACAT TACTAGCTGAATTGCACCAACAAGTGTCATCTCTCCTTAACCTAGTCTTCG GAATCAAGGATTTATATGAAATGGAGTTGGACAGGCACCAGAGCCTTTGCCTTAGGCGGGAAATGTGTTTTGCGATatcattttcaaatgatgaAACGAGGAAGATTGGTTGCGTTGATACAGCTGTCTTCCGTGCTATCAAGGAAGGGAATTTTGAGTTTGTTGATGAAATAATGAAACAAATTCCAGAGCTCTTGTGGTGCAATGATGACAAAGGCAGAACCATATTTCCGAGTGCAGTCCTGTATCGTCAGGCTAAAATCTTTAGTCTTATATACGAGCTTCATGTGAAGCACCCGAGGGTATACGTCTCTCAAGATAACTTCAACAACAATATATTACATATGGCAGGGATCTCACAAGCTTCTACCCACCTTAATCGCATCCCAGGTGCAGCATTGCAGATGCAATGGGAACTACAATGGTTTAAG GAGGTAGAGAGTATTGTTAATCCCAAGCTTAAGAAAGCTTTAAACAAAGATGGTTTGACTCCTTGGGAATTGTTTACCTGCGAGCACAAGGACATGAAGAAAGCGGGAGAGAAACAAATGAAGGATACAGCAAGTTCTTGTACAGTGGTAGGCGCTCTCATTGTCACCATTATGTTTGCTGCAGCCTTTACCGTTCCAGGTGGCAACGACCAAACCACAGGCTTGCCAATgttccaaaatgaaaaatggtttatgcgCTTCATAGTATTCGATTCCCTATCGCTCTTTTCCTCAGCAACTTCAATATTGATGTTCCTAGGAATCCTAACATCAAGTTATGCAGAAGAGGATTTCCTAAAAGCCTTACCTACAAAGATGATTATAGGACTTTCCACTCTTATCTTTTCTATTGCATTCATGATGATAGCCTTCTGTGCTGCTCTTTTACTTATGTTACGTGAACAATCATGGTTGGTCTATCCGATCATATGTTTGGCTAGTGTCCCAGTCACCTTGTTTGTGTTGATGCAGCTCCCCCCTCTGATTAAGATGATCAGTTCAACTTACGGATCAAGCATCTTCGATAGGAAAATAAAACGTTCATTTTAA